The following proteins are co-located in the Eubalaena glacialis isolate mEubGla1 chromosome 14, mEubGla1.1.hap2.+ XY, whole genome shotgun sequence genome:
- the POU3F3 gene encoding POU domain, class 3, transcription factor 3 — MATAASNPYLPGNSLLAAGSIVHSDAAGAGGGGGGGGGGGGGAGGGGGMPPGSAAVTSGAYRGDPASVKMVQSDFMQGAMAASNGGHMLSHAHQWVTALPHAAAAAAAAAAAAVEASSPWSGSAVGMAGSPQQPPPPPPPPPPQGPDVKGGAGRDDLHAGTALHHRGPPHLGPPPPPPHQGHPGGWGAAAAAAAAAAAAAAAAHLPSMAGGQQPPPQSLLYSQPGGFTVNGMLSAPPGPGGGGGGGGAGGGAQSLVHPGLVRGDTPDLAEHHHHHHHHAHAHPPHPHHAQGPPHHGGGGGGAGPGLNSHDPHSDEDTPTSDDLEQFAKQFKQRRIKLGFTQADVGLALGTLYGNVFSQTTICRFEALQLSFKNMCKLKPLLNKWLEEADSSTGSPTSIDKIAAQGRKRKKRTSIEVSVKGALESHFLKCPKPSAQEITNLADSLQLEKEVVRVWFCNRRQKEKRMTPPGIQQQTPDDVYSQVGTVSADTPPPHHGLQTSVQ, encoded by the coding sequence ATGGCCACGGCGGCCTCTAACCCCTACCTGCCGGGGAACAGCCTGCTAGCGGCCGGCTCCATCGTCCACTCGGACGCGGCgggggccggcggcggcggcggcgggggcggcggcggcggcggcggggcgggcggcggcggcggcatgCCGCCCGGCAGCGCCGCCGTGACCTCGGGTGCCTACCGGGGGGACCCGGCCTCCGTCAAGATGGTGCAGAGCGACTTCATGCAGGGGGCCATGGCCGCCAGCAACGGCGGCCATATGCTGAGCCACGCGCACCAGTGGGTGACGGCCCTGCcccacgccgccgccgccgccgcggccgccgccgccgccgccgtggaGGCGAGCTCGCCGTGGTCCGGCAGCGCCGTGGGAATGGCCGGCAGCCCCCAgcagccaccgccgccgccgccgccgccgccgccccaggGCCCCGACGTGAAGGGCGGCGCGGGGCGCGACGACCTGCACGCGGGCACCGCTCTGCACCACCGCGGGCCGCCGCACctcgggccgccgccgccgccgccgcaccaGGGCCACCCCGGGGGCTggggggccgccgccgccgccgccgccgctgccgccgccgccgccgccgcggcgcACCTCCCGTCCATGGCCGGGGGCCAGCAGCCGCCGCCGCAGAGCCTGCTCTACTCGCAGCCCGGGGGCTTCACGGTGAACGGCATGCTGAGCGCGCCCCCGgggccgggcggcggcggcggcggcggcggcgcgggcggcggcgcCCAGAGCCTGGTGCACCCGGGGCTGGTGCGCGGGGACACTCCCGACCTGGCCgagcaccaccatcaccaccaccaccacgcgCACGCGCACCCGCCGCACCCGCACCACGCGCAGGGACCCCCGCaccacggcggcggcggcggcggcgcggggcccGGACTCAACAGCCACGACCCGCACTCGGACGAGGACACGCCGACGTCCGACGACCTGGAACAGTTCGCCAAGCAGTTCAAGCAGCGGCGCATCAAGCTGGGCTTCACGCAGGCCGACGTGGGGCTGGCGCTGGGCACCCTGTACGGCAACGTGTTCTCGCAGACCACCATCTGCCGCTTCGAGGCCCTGCAGCTGAGCTTCAAGAACATGTGCAAGCTCAAGCCGCTGCTGAACAAGTGGCTGGAGGAGGCGGACTCGAGCACCGGCAGCCCCACGAGCATCGACAAGATCGCGGCGCAGGGCCGCAAGCGCAAGAAGCGGACCTCCATCGAGGTGAGCGTCAAGGGCGCGCTCGAGAGCCACTTCCTCAAGTGCCCCAAGCCCTCTGCGCAGGAGATCACCAACCTGGCCGACAGCCTGCAGCTCGAGAAGGAGGTGGTGCGGGTCTGGTTCTGCAACCGGCGCCAGAAGGAGAAGCGCATGACGCCGCCCGGGATCCAGCAGCAGACGCCTGACGACGTCTACTCGCAGGTGGGCACCGTGAGCGCCGACACGCCGCCGCCGCACCACGGGCTGCAGACAAGCGTGCAGTGA
- the LOC133105036 gene encoding collagen alpha-1(I) chain-like, which yields MTQAGSATGQLEVSGHLCSFPSVQPFLPACQDTGPLCRGHLWGRSPGPAQASRGRGEWEASGGLARGLEPPSTDLLLWAARGAGRPGGPPTPLRWSQLWPTPGLGRNSYPRIPTQQLAARTALGRRVTARARWRRPPQQRALGASSPPRLACFPCQGPGDSDAANPTSSLLQRSAPAGRGDREACAVLQASQPGTQAPPRIQAPPGPQAPPGRTAAHHLPGANRGRRVLPNGTSASPGRRGTSHAPSLAAERRAEAATPGSQPRTIDSPGTSAEPGGTINGLSVPGAGDTPVRAQCPSRLNGLVFCQEGHTPAGQNECWLSQEALRQNIPCPFVFVFELKDVFAFLSVFIPLFCSYNNEMWKTVILFCPL from the exons ATGACGCAGGCAGGCTCAGCCACGGGGCAGTTGGAGGTGTCGGGTCACCTCTGCTCATTCCCCAGCGTTCAGCCCTTCCTGCCAGCCTGTCAGGACACTGG GCCCCTCTGCAGGGGCCATTTGTGGGGTCGAAGCCCCGGCCCAGCCCAggccagcagggggaggggggagtgggaggCGTCCGGAGGCCTGGCCCGAGGGCTGGAGCCACCTTCCACAGACCTCCTGCTCTGGGCAGCTCGGGGGGctgggaggcctggaggg CCACCCACTCCCCTGCGCTGGTCGCAACTTTGGCCGACCCCGGGGCTAGGGCGCAACTCCTACCCACGTATTCCCACCCAGCAGCTGGCGGCCCGGACTGCGCTGGGGCGCAGGGTCACCGCTAGGGCTCGGTGGCGGCGGC CGCCCCAGCAGCGCGCCCTCGGGGCGTCCTCTCCACCGCGTCTCGCTTGCTTTCCTTGCCAAGGCCCTGGTGACTCAGACGCCGCCAACCCCACGAGCTCCCTTCTCCAGCGCTCGGCTCCGGCCGGGCGGGGAGACAGGGAGGCGTGCGCAGTGCTCCAGGCCTCACAGCCGGGCACCCAGGCACCGCCGCGCATCCAGGCACCGCCGGGCCCCCAGGCACCGCCGGGCCGGACCGCAGCCCACCACCTTCCCGGGGCCAACCGGGGGCGACGCGTGTTGCCCAACGGGACCAGCGCCTCACCGGGCCGCCGGGGGACCAGCCACGCGCCCTCGCTCGCGGCGGAGCGCAGGGCCGAGGCTGCGACGCCGGGCAGCCAGCCCCGCACCATTGACAGCCCGGGCACGTCCGCGGAGCCCGGGGGGACGATCAACGGACTCTCCGTCCCGGGAGCTGGGGACACGCCTGTAAG AGCGCAGTGTCCCAGTCGGCTAAATGGGCTTGTCTTCTGCCAGGAGGGACACACTCCTGCAGGACAGAACGAATGTTGGCTCTCCCAGGAAGCTCTTCGTCAAAACATCCCTtgcccttttgtttttgtttttgaattaaaAGATGTGTTTGCTTTCCTCTCAGTGTTCATCCCGTTATTTTGTAGCTACAACAATGAAATGTGGAAAACAGTTATTCTTTTTTGTCCTCTGTAA